A stretch of DNA from Desulforegula conservatrix Mb1Pa:
ATATGTTCAATGGAAAGGCAAATATATCAGATAAGAAACTGACAGTGCAACATGTTTCAAGCACAAGAAAAGCATGCAAAAGTCCTGAAAATATTATGCAATTGGAACACAGTTTTCTGAAGGCGCTTGAAACGTCAGCCATGTTCAAGGCCTCTGATAAAAAACTCGAGATCATGGATTCCAGCGAAAAGCCAATCCTTATTTTTGAATCCGAACCCTTAACCAACACCGTAAAAGACAGATAATGCCCGGATCGTTTTCACCAGAATCATTCCCGGTTGATGAAGCTGTTCCTCATCTGAAAAAAGCCCTGAGCGAAAAAGGAGTTGCAATACTAAAGGCTCCTCCAGGCTCAGGCAAGACAACAGTTGTGCCTCTGAGGC
This window harbors:
- a CDS encoding META domain-containing protein, with translation MTRKIGMFLGLFFVCCSIIPGCAGNLMAKNVQETITGKKWILISIAGESINAQSRISAEFVQEEGKSECRISGFSGCNMFNGKANISDKKLTVQHVSSTRKACKSPENIMQLEHSFLKALETSAMFKASDKKLEIMDSSEKPILIFESEPLTNTVKDR